The stretch of DNA GCGTTGGAACAGCACACCCTCATTGTTCACCCTGATTTAGAGACCATCCAGCAAACCGACAAGGAAGCGAGATTATTCGTCCACTCACTTTTATAAAAAGGTGGTTATACATTTGAGTTCTATTATTGCGTTTATTGTTATATTTGGAGCCTTGGTTTTCTTTCATGAATTGGGCCACTTCATATTTGCCAAAAGGGCGGGCATCCTTTGCCGCGAATTCGCCATAGGGCTCGGGCCGAAAGTTTTCTACCATCGAAAAGGCGAAACAACCTACACATTGCGGTTGTTGCCGTTAGGAGGATACGTCCGCATGGCCGGTCAAGATCCGGAAATGGTGGATTTGAAGGCGGGTCACCGCATCGGTGTCCTATTTAATGAAAAGGAAGAGATCGTCAAAATCATCGTGAACGGCAAGGATCGCTATCCTGAGGCGCGGGTGATTGAAGTTGAACAAGCAGATTTAGAGCATCAGCTGACGATCCGCGGCTATGAAGACGGAGAAGAAGAACTGAAAACTTTCTCTATCCACCGGGAAGCTGTGCTGGTGGAGGATGGGGTTGAAAGTCAAATTTCTCCCTGGGACCGTCAATTTGATTCCAAAACACTTGGTCAAAGAGCCATGGCAATCTTTGCCGGACCGCTCTTTAACTTTATATTAGCTTTTATTGTGTTTACGATTATCGCCATTATTCAAGGGGTGCCAACCAATGAAGCGAAGCTCGGCCCTCTGGTCCCTGAAGGTGCAGCGGTTGAAGCTGGACTAGCCGAGGGAGATAAAGTCATCAGCATCAACGGGGAAGCAGTCTCCAGCTGGAAGGATATTCAAGCGACCATTCAAAAGAATCCTCAAACAGAAATGCAATTTACAGTGCAGCGCGGAGAAGAAACATTGAACATTTCCGTAACGCCTACGATTCGGGAAGTTGAAGATCAGAAGATTGGAGTCATTGGTGCATACAGCCCGATGGAAAAAGACTTTTTCCAATCCATTGTATACGGGGCGAAGGAGACCTATTTTTGGACGATTGAAATATTCCGTCTGCTGGGGAAATTAGTCACTGGGCAATTTTCAATTGATATGCTGTCTGGTCCGGTCGGCATCTATGTTTCCACAGAAACAATAGCCAAATCAGGGATCATCAACTTGATGAAATGGGCGGGTGTGTTAAGCATCAACCTCGGAATTATGAACTTGCTGCCGCTGCCTGCGCTGGATGGCGGAAGATTATTATTCTTCCTGGTGGAAGCTATTAGAGGCAAGCCGCTTGATCGCCAGAAAGAGGGAATGGTGCACTTTGTCGGATTTGCTTTATTAATCATGTTAATGATCGTTGTGACCTGGAATGATATTCAGCGATTCTTTTTACAATAATATAGTTTGAGGTGCGTGTAATGAAACAAAGCCAAACGTTAATTCCTACATTGAGAGAAATTCCGGCTGATGCGGAAGTAAAAAGCCATCAGCTGCTGCTTAAAGCTGGTTTTATCCGGCAGAATGCCAGCGGGGTATATAGTTATTTGCCGCTCGGTAAGAAAGTTTTGCGCAAAGTGGAAGAGATCGTTCGCGAAGAAATGGACGCGGCGGGAGCGGTTGAATTATTAATGCCGGCTCTGCAGCAGGCTGAGCTTTGGCAGGAATCAGGCCGCTGGTATACGTATGGTCCTGAATTAATGCGTTTAAAAGACCGCAATGAGCGGGAATTTGCCCTTGGTGCCACACATGAAGAGGTCATCACGAGCTTAATTCGTGATGAAATTAAATCGTACAAGCGTCTGCCGCTGACCTTCTATCAGATTCAGACAAAATTCCGCGATGAAAAGCGTCCTCGCTTTGGATTGCTTCGCGGCAGGGAATTTGTCATGAAAGACGCTTACTCCTTCCATTCGTCTCAAGAAAGCCTGGACGAAACGTATGAAAGAATATTTGCAGCCTATTCCAATATTTTCAAACGCTGCGGCTTAAATTTCCGGGCCGTCATCGCCGATTCCGGGGCGATGGGCGGCAAAGATACGCATGAATTCATGGTGCTATCGGAAATTGGTGAAGACACTATCGCCTACTCCGATCAGTCGGATTATGCCGCCAATATCGAAATGGCACCGGTTGTGACAGCATACGAAAAAGGAAATGAAGCGGAGCTGGAGAAAGAAAAAGTAGCCACACCTGGCATCAAAACAATCGCCGAAGTGACGGAGAGCTTGAACGTATCTGCTGAAAAATGCATCAAATCCTTGCTGTTTAAAGTGGATGAAGAATATGTCCTAGTGCTGGTAAGAGGGGATCACGAAGTCAATGATATTAAGCTGAAAAACTTATTCCAGGCAGCGCAGGTAGAGTTGGCTTCGCCGGAGGAAGTGCGTCAAGTGCTAGGATGTACAATCGGTTCCTTGGGGCCAATCGATGTGAAACAAGAGGTGAAAATAGTAGCGGATCGGGCGCTTCAAGCACTCACAAACGGTGTGAGCGGGGCGAATGAAGAAGGATACCACTATATCAACATCAATCCTGAGAAAGATTTTACCGTCGACCAGTACGCCGATCTGCGTTTCATTCAAGAAGGCGATATCTCACCAGATGGTCAAGGGGTTATTAAGTTTGCCAAAGGAATTGAAGTTGGGCATGTGTTCAAGCTCGGCACGCGCTATAGTGAAGCGATGAATGCTGCGTACCTGGATGAAAACGGGCGGTCAAAGCCGATGATTATGGGCTGTTACGGGATTGGAGTATCCCGGACGTTAGCAGCGGTCGCCGAACAGTTTAACGATGAGAAAGGCTTTGTCTGGCCAAAAGCACTTGCACCGTATGATGTGCATCTCATTCCGATCAATATGAAGGATGAGCATCAGCGCGTTTTAGCCGAGCGCATTTACAGCATGCTACGTGAGAACCGCTATGATGTGTTAATGGATGACCGGGCTGAACGGCCGGGTGTAAAGTTTGCTGATAGCGATTTAATCGGTTTGCCGCTTCGCATCACTGTCGGCAAGAAAGCTTCCGAAGGCATTGTTGAATTAAAAATCCGCCATAGCGGTGAAATGATCGAGGTGCCTGAAAATCAACTAGCAGCTAAAATTCATGAACTTTATCAAACTTTATAAGAGTGGATGATTACTTCTCCATTAGAAAATAACCGGTCCACAAGCCAGGCAACTGCCGGCGCGGCGCCTTCCTGACGCCAACAGGCGAAGGGGGCAGCGGCTGTCCGGCTGATGCGGGATAAATAAAAAAGGTGCCTGCTGCAGGCGCCTTTTTTAGTCCCGGGCAAAATACATTTGGGAGGCATAAGGATGAGTACAGAATCCCAGGGCAAACGCCAACGGTTTCAATTGCTGCTGCAGCAGCTAAAGCTGACGGATGATACAATCATCAAGCATTTTGAAGGAGCGGAAATTTCAAAGCTGACCGTCGAGCGCAAATCCAAGAGATGGCATTTCTTGTTTGCAGTGAAACAGATCGTTCCATGTCAAGTGCTAGAGATATTTGCTCATGCGTTAACTCATGCGTTTAAAGAAATCGCTGCCGTTACCTTTTCTGTTCAAGCGGAAAAAACAGACGTTTCAGAGGAGCTCCTCGCGGATTATTGGATGTTTTGCATTAAGCAATTAGACGGTATATCGCCGCCGATGCTTGCCTTATTAAACCGCCGTCTTCCTGAAATTGAAGGGAATAAACTGATTGTCCGCGTTCATAACGAAGCGGAAGGGCTGGCATTGAAAGGCAAATACGGGGATTGGATTTCGAGAATTTATCAAAGTTATGGGTTTCCACCTGTCAGTCTGGGCATCGAAGTTTCCGAGCAGAACAAAGACACAGAATTTCAGCAGTTTTTAGAAGCTAAGCATAAAGAAGATGCTGAACGGGCGCTGCAAGCCGTTGCTGAAATGCAAAAACGGGAAACGAATGCCGGCGAGGGTGGAGAAGAATACGAGGGCCCGTTAATGATCGGCTTGAAGATAAAAAATGACGCGGATTTTAAAAGGCTGGAAGACATTCGCGATGAAGAGCGGAGAATAGCCATTGAAGGGTATGTGTTTGAGGCGGAGACAAAAGAACTTCGCAGCGGACGCACACTTTTAACTTTTAAAATAACGGATTATACAGATTCGCTGCTGGTGAAAATGTTTTCCCGCGACAAAGAAGATGCGGCTCTTTTCGGCAGAGTGAAGAAGGGCATGTGGCTGAAAGCAAGAGGTACCGTGCAAAATGACACGTTCGTCCGCGATTTGGTCATGATTGCCAACGATATTAACGAGGTGGCTCCCGTTACCCGCGAGGATACGGCGCCGGCTGAAGAAAAAAGAGTGGAACTGCATCTGCATACGCCAATGAGTCAAATGGATGCTGTAACACCAGTGAGTGATTTGGTTGCCCAAGCGAGCAAGTGGGGGCATAAGGCCATTGCGATTACCGATCATGCGGTCGCGCAATCCTTCCCTGAGGCGTACAGTGCGGGAAAGAAACACGGCATTAAAGTGCTGTACGGGATCGAAGCGAATTTAGTGGATGATGGTGTTCCGATTGCTTATAATGAGGTGCACCGCTATTTGCCTGACGAGACCTATGTCGTATTCGATGTCGAGACAACCGGCTTATCAGCCGTCTACGACACGATCATTGAACTGGCGGCTGTAAAAATTAAAGATGGGGAAATTATCGACCGTTTTGAATCATTCGCGAATCCTCATCATCCTTTATCAGCCACAACGATTAACTTGACAGGAATCACGGATGATTTAGTACAGTCGGCTCCGGAAGTGGAGGAAGTGCTTCAGAAGTTTCAAGCATGGACACAGGATGCTGTTTTAGTGGCTCACAACGCTTCTTTTGATATGGGCTTCTTGAATGCCGGCTATCAGCGGTACCAGCTGGGCAAAGCAGATAATCCTGTTATTGATACGCTGGAGCTGGCCAGATTATTATATCCTACGATGAAAAATCACCGCTTAAATACACTCGCTAAAAAGTTTGATGTCGAGCTGACACAGCACCATAGGGCGATTTACGATGCGGAAGCCACCGGTTATTTATTATTAAAGATGCTGAGGGATGCCGCTGAAAAAGGGATCGAGTACCATGATCAATTCAACGCACATATGGGAGAGGGAAATGCTTATAAACGGGCGCGTCCGTATCACTGTACCATTTTGGCTCAAAACGACACCGGCTTAAAAAATCTCTTTAAGCTTGTCTCCATTTCCCATATTAACTATTTTTATCGGGTTCCGCGAATTCCAAGATCCGTACTGCAAAAACATCGGGAAGGATTAATTATCGGTTCAGGCTGCGACAAAGGTGAAGTCTTTGAAAGCATGATGCAAAAAGGGAAGGAAGAAGCGGAGAAAAAGGCCAGGTTTTACGATTATTTGGAAATTCACCCAAAAGAAGTCTACGCTCATTTAATCGAGCTGGAGCTCGTGCGCGATGAACAAGCGCTTGAGGACATTTTGCGAAAGATCGTTGAGCTCGGCGAAAAGCTGCAGCTGCCAGTAGCCGCTACCGGCAATGTCCACTATTTACATCCAAGCGATAAAATTCACCGGAAAATATTAGTGAGCTCACAGGGTGGAGCCAATCCGCTGAACCGTCATGAACTTCCTGACGTTCATTTTCGGACGACGAATGAAATGCTGGATGCTTTCAGCTTTTTAGGAAAAGAACAAGCGAAAAAAGTCGTGGTGGAAACACCCAATCTCATCGCTGACCGCCTGGAAGAAATTAAACCGATTAAGGATGATTTGTTTACACCAAAAATTGAAGGTGCGGATGAGGAAATTCGCAACATGAGCTATGACAGGGCAAAAAGCATTTATGGAGAAGAACTCCCTGAAATCGTGGAAGCCCGCTTGGAAAAGGAATTAAAAAGCATTATCGGCCACGGGTTTGCCGTAATTTACCTCATTTCTCATAAGCTTGTAAAGAAATCGCTTGATGACGGCTATCTGGTTGGTTCGCGGGGCTCTGTCGGCTCTTCTTTTGTCGCCACGATGACAGAGATCACAGAAGTGAACCCTTTGCCGCCCCACTACGTTTGTCCAAAATGCCAGACATCTGAATTTTTTAATGACGGCTCTGTCGGTTCAGGCTTCGATTTGCCGGACAAAAACTGCCCGAATTGCGGCACTGCTTACACAAAGGACGGCCATGACATTCCGTTTGAAACATTCTTAGGCTTTAAAGGCGATAAAGTGCCGGATATTGACCTCAACTTCTCGGGTGAATATCAGCCGCGCGCCCATAATTATACGAAAGTCCTGTTCGGTGAAGACAATGTGTATCGGGCAGGTACGATCGGAACGGTCGCTGATAAAACAGCCTTCGGATATGTGAAAGGATACGCAGCTGATCATAATCTGCAGCTCCGCGGGGCAGAGGTCGATAGGCTGGCGAAAGGCTGCACAGGAGTGAAGCGGACGACTGGCCAACACCCCGGCGGTATTATTGTCGTTCCCGATTATATGGATATCTATGATTTTTCACCTATCCAGTATCCGGCAGACAGTGATAAGTCCGAATGGCGCACCACTCATTTTGACTTTCATTCCATTCACGACAATTTGCTGAAGCTTGATATTCTCGGGCACGATGATCCAACGGTGATTCGGATGCTTCAAGATCTTTCAGGCATTGATCCGAAAACGATTCCGACCGACGATCCTGAAGTGATGAAGATTTTCAGCGGCACGGAATCGCTTGGAGTGACCCCTGAACAAATCTTATGTAAAACCGGCACGCTGGGTATTCCGGAATTCGGTACGCGCTTCGTTCGGCAAATGCTGGAAGACACGAAACCGACCACTTTTTCCGAGCTGGTGCAGATTTCAGGACTATCTCATGGCACCGATGTATGGCTCGGAAATGCTCAAGAGCTTATCCAAAATGGAATTTGCGAGCTAAGCGACGTCATCGGATGCCGCGATGATATTATGGTTTATTTAATTTACCAAGGCCTGGACCCGGCCTTTGCCTTTAAAATCATGGAATTTGTGCGAAAAGGGAGAGGCCTGACCGAAGAAATGGAAGAGGAAATGCGCAATAAGAAAGTGCCGGAATGGTATATTGACTCATGCAAGAAAATCAAATACATGTTCCCAAAAGCACATGCCACCGCCTATGTTCTGATGGCGGTGCGAATCGCCTACTTTAAAGTGCATCTGCCTCTGCTGTATTACGCTGCATACTTTACTGTGCGGGCGGAAGACTTTGATATAGAAGCGATGGTGAGAGGAACAGCCGCTATCAGATCCAGGTTGGAAGAAATCAACGCCAAAGGTTTAGATGCCTCGCCCAAAGAAAAAAGTTTATTGACTGTGCTTGAACTTGCTCTGGAAATGACGGAGCGCGGTTTTCGTTTTCAAAAGGTCGATCTGTACCGTTCGAGCGCGGATCAATTTGTAATTGACGGAGACTCCTTAATACCGCCGTTCAATGCGATCCCGGGCCTTGGAACCAACGCAGCCTATAACATCGTCAAAGCGCGCCAAGAGGGAGAGTTTTTGTCAAAAGAAGATTTGCAGCAGCGCGGAAAGGTATCCAAAACCATTATCGAATATTTGGATCAGCATGGATGTCTCGCTTCGCTTCCTGATCAAAATCAGCTTTCCTTATTCTAGCATCAGATGCCCCAGTTGCATAAAATAGAGGGTTGTGGTATATTCTTTAATAGAAATACTAATTGATAACTCTCTTTGAAAGAGTGGGGCATCCCCACTCTTTCGTGTTTGTAAAGGAGTTTCATTCTTGGTCAGGAAGGCTAGTCAACCAGGAGGGTATATATGAGTAAAGTAATTGAAATTGTTGAACAGCTGGCAAAACCAATTGCGGAAGAGCTGCATTTGGAATTGGTTGATGTCGAGTACGTAAAGGAAGGAAAGAACTGGTTTTTGCGTGTGTACGTTGATAAAGAAACAGGAGTCGATATCGAAGAATGCGGCATTGTCAGCGAGCGCTTGAGTGAGAAGCTCGATGAAGCAGATCCGATTCCTTATAATTACTTCCTTGAAGTGTCTTCTCCCGGTGCGGAGCGGCCGCTCAAAAAAACGGCGGATTACGAGAGAGCCGTCGGCAAAAGAGTGAATGTGAAAACGTACGAGCCGATCGCTGGAGAGAAGGTTTTTGAAGGCACGCTATTGTCATTCGAAGAGAGTGAATTGACCATTGAATATATGGTGAAAACAAGCAAGAAACAAGTGCAAATCCCTATGGAGAAAGTGGCGAAAGCCCGCCTGGCTGTTTCCTTCTCTTAACCGGGAAGAAGGGCGAGTAAGGGCTTGAGCATGGAACCCCGCAACCGCTTATCAGCAAGCGATTGCGGCTTGGGGCTGCAAGCTGCCGAGCGGCCTTCTATTTCAAAAAAAGGATCGCTAAAGCAGCGTTTGATCATATTTAAGGGGGCGGAACGTTCGATGAGCACTGAATTATATGATGCTCTTTTATATTTGGAGAAAGAAAAAGGAATTGAAAGAGGTTTAATTACAGAAGCGATTGAAGCCGCGCTGATTTCTGCATACAAACGCAATTTCAATCAAGCGCAAAATGTCCGAGTCGATTTAAATATTGAGACTGGCACAATGCGTGTTTTTGCCCGCAAGGAAGTCGTGGAAGAGGTTTTTGATTCCCGCTTGGAAATTTCGGAAGCGGAAGCGCGCGAAATCAATCCGGCGTATGAAATTGGCGATATCGTGGAGATGGAAGTGACTCCGAAGGACTTCGGCCGCATTGCTGCGCAAACGGCCAAGCAAGTAGTAACACAGCGGGTGCGGGAAGCGGAAAGAGGCATAATCTATTCAGAATTTGTTGACCGCGAAGAGGATATTATGACTGGAATTGTTCAAAGGCAAGATTCTCGCTTCATTTACGTAAGCCTTGGTAAAATTGAAGCGCTGCTGCCGCTATCTGAGCAAATGCCCAATGAAAGTTATAAACCGCATGACCGCATTAAAGTGTATATCACAAAGGTAGAACGCACAACGAAAGGACCGCAAATCTTCGTATCGAGAACCCATCCGGGACTGCTCAAGCGCTTATTTGAAATTGAAGTTCCTGAAATTTTCGATGGAACGGTGGAAATTCGTTCCGTTTCACGCGAAGCGGGCGACCGTTCTAAAATATCTGTTTACGCGGAAAATCCGGAGGTTGATCCGGTGGGAGCATGCGTAGGTCCAAAAGGAAACCGCGTCCAAGCCATCGTGAACGAACTGAAGGGCGAAAAAATTGATATCGTCAAATGGTCTGAAGATCCGGTTGTATTTGTGGCTAATGCCCTAAGTCCGTCCAAAGTGCTGGATGTACAGGTGGATGAAGAAGCGAAGGCTACCACAGTTGTTGTGCCGGATTATCAGCTGTCTCTGGCGATCGGCAAACGCGGACAAAACGCCCGTTTGGCGGCTAAATTAACCGGCTGGAAGATCGATATTAAAAGCGAAACAGATGCCCGTGAAGCAGGGATATATCCTCGGGAAGATGGCGAGGCACATCCTCCCGCAGATGAGGCTAGCGACTTTTCCTCCGAAGAAATTGAATAAGAGGTGAAGAAAAATGGCTAAATCTAAAAAAGTTCCGCTAAGAAAATGTGCGGCAACAGGCGAGATGAAAGCAAAGAAAGAAATGGTGCGGATCGTCCGTTCAAAAGAAGGCGAGGTGTCCGTGGATCTGACGGGAAAGAAACCAGGCCGCGGCACTTACTTATCCAAAGATAAAGAAGCAGTTGAAATGGCTAGAAAAAGAGGCGTCTTATCAAGACAGCTAAATGCAGAGGTTCCGGATGCCGTTTATGATGAGCTGCTTGCTCTCGTGGAAAAGGGGAATCATTGATCCATGAAGCAGCCGCAATGGGCAGGGTTACTCGGGTTAGCTAATCGCGCAAGAAAGGTCATATCAGGTGAAGAGTTGACAGTTAAAGAAATTCAGAAAGGCCGGGCTAAGCTCGTATTGCTGTCGCGTGATGCCTCCCCCAATACAAAAAAGAAGATACAGGACAAAGCCGGGTATTATCAGGTGCCTGTAAAATGGGTGGATAATCGCTATGCTCTGGGCCAAGCAATCGGCAAAGATGCAAGGGTGGTTCTAGCTGTTTTAGATGCGGGGTTTGCCGGCAAGCTTAGCTCCCTAATTGATCAATGTGCGCGAGAAGCCGGTATTTAGCAAAAAAAAGCGAATGAACGCGCCCAAGACAAGAGCGCATCAAGCAAAAGCAGTCTCCGATAAGGAGAAAAGGTGACATGTAGAAGTCTCTAGCCATATCACTGTTATTGAAGAGGAGGCTATACAAACATTGGATAAATCGTTAAAGAATAAATCATCTAATCAAACAAAAGCTGGTCAGAACAAACAAGCAGGCAATAGAGGTAAAGCAGGGGGCAAATCGCCATCCGGCAACAAAAAAGGATTGAATCAAGGAAAAGGGAATAATAAAAATCAAGGCCGCAATAAAAATCAAGCCAAAAGAAATAATAAGCCGGCCCCGCAACAAGCCCCAAAAGTGAAAGAGCTGCCGGAAAAAATTACATTCACCGGTTCGTTAACGGTGTCAGAGCTTGCGAAGAAATTAAACCGTGAACCGTCAGAGATCATTAAAAAGCTCTTCATGGTAGGCATCATGGCAACCATTAACCAGGAACTTGACAGCGATGCTATTGAACTGATCGCCGGAGAATACGGCGTAGAAGTCGAAGAAGAAGTGCTGATTGATAAAGCGGATCTTGAAATTTATTTTGAGCAAGAAGACGAAGGGACCTTGATCGAACGCCCTGCTGTTGTGACAATTATGGGGCACGTCGATCATGGAAAGACAACTCTTCTGGATTCCATCCGGCACACGAAAGTAACGGAAGGAGAAGCCGGCGGCATCACTCAGCACATCGGCGCTTATCAGATCGAAGCGGGAGATAAAAAAATCACCTTCCTTGATACACCAGGGCACGCAGCCTTTACAACAATGCGGGCGCGCGGTGCGAAAATCACCGATATTACCATTCTCGTGGTTGCCGCTGATGACGGAGTCATGCCGCAAACCATTGAAGCCATCAATCACGCCAAAGCAGCGGAAGTTCCGATCATTGTGGCGGTGAATAAAATCGACAAACCGACAGCTAACCCGGATCGCGTCATGCAGGAATTGACTGAGCATGGCCTTGTGCCTGAAGACTGGGGCGGCGATACGATTTTCGTTCCTTTATCAGCCAAGCATGGAGAAGGAATTGATACGCTGCTGGAAATGATTCTGCTAGTGGCAGAAGTAGAGGAGTTAAAAGCCAGCCCAGATCGCCGCGCCATCGGTACAGTGATTGAAGCTGAACTGGATAAAGGACGGGGTTCTGTGGCGACATTGCTCGTGCAAAACGGAACCTTGCATGTGGGAGACCCTATTGTCGTCGGAAATACGCACGGCCGTGTGCGGGCTATGGTCAATGACATTGGCCGGCGCGTCAAAACAGCGGGGCCTTCTACTCCGGTAGAAATTACCGGACTCAATGAAGTTCCTTTAGCTGGAGACCGCTTTGTCGTATTTAAAGATGAAAAAACCGCCCGCCAAATTGGGGAAGCGCGTGCACAGGAAGCACTGCAGGCTCAGCGAAGCGAGAAAACCCGCGTCAGCTTAGACAACTTGTTTGAGCACATGAAACAAGGGGAAATGAAAGAAATAAATATCGTTTTAAAAGCGGATGTGCAAGGTTCGCTTGAAGCGGTGGCGGCTGCTCTGCAAAAGATTGAAGTAGAGGGCGTCAATGTAAAAATAATTCACACAGGCGTTGGTGCTATCACAGAATCTGATATTATCCTCGCTTCCGCTTCCGATGCCATCGTGATCGGCTTCAACGTCCGTCCGGATGTGAATGCTAAGCGGGCGGCGGAAGAAGAAGAGGTGGATGTTCGTCTCCATCGCATTATTTACAAAGTAATTGAAGAAATCGAGTCAGCTATGAAAGGCATGCTTGATCCTGAATTCCAAGAAAAAATTATTGGTCAAGCGGAAGTGCGCCAAACGTTTAAAGTATCAAAAGTGGGAACTATTGCCGGTTCTTATGTGACAGAGGGCAAGGTGACCCGCAACAGCGGCGTGCGTTTAATCCGTGACGGAATTGTAATTTTTGAAGGGGAAATCGATGCGCTTAAGCGTTTCAAAGATGATGCCAAAGAAGTCAGCCAAGGCTACGAATGCGGCATTACCATCAAGAACTTCAATGATGTGAAAGAAGGAGACGTTATTGAAGCCTTTATT from Bacillus xiapuensis encodes:
- a CDS encoding YlxQ family RNA-binding protein; the encoded protein is MKQPQWAGLLGLANRARKVISGEELTVKEIQKGRAKLVLLSRDASPNTKKKIQDKAGYYQVPVKWVDNRYALGQAIGKDARVVLAVLDAGFAGKLSSLIDQCAREAGI
- the rimP gene encoding ribosome maturation factor RimP, producing the protein MSKVIEIVEQLAKPIAEELHLELVDVEYVKEGKNWFLRVYVDKETGVDIEECGIVSERLSEKLDEADPIPYNYFLEVSSPGAERPLKKTADYERAVGKRVNVKTYEPIAGEKVFEGTLLSFEESELTIEYMVKTSKKQVQIPMEKVAKARLAVSFS
- the rnpM gene encoding RNase P modulator RnpM, which translates into the protein MAKSKKVPLRKCAATGEMKAKKEMVRIVRSKEGEVSVDLTGKKPGRGTYLSKDKEAVEMARKRGVLSRQLNAEVPDAVYDELLALVEKGNH
- the rseP gene encoding RIP metalloprotease RseP — its product is MSSIIAFIVIFGALVFFHELGHFIFAKRAGILCREFAIGLGPKVFYHRKGETTYTLRLLPLGGYVRMAGQDPEMVDLKAGHRIGVLFNEKEEIVKIIVNGKDRYPEARVIEVEQADLEHQLTIRGYEDGEEELKTFSIHREAVLVEDGVESQISPWDRQFDSKTLGQRAMAIFAGPLFNFILAFIVFTIIAIIQGVPTNEAKLGPLVPEGAAVEAGLAEGDKVISINGEAVSSWKDIQATIQKNPQTEMQFTVQRGEETLNISVTPTIREVEDQKIGVIGAYSPMEKDFFQSIVYGAKETYFWTIEIFRLLGKLVTGQFSIDMLSGPVGIYVSTETIAKSGIINLMKWAGVLSINLGIMNLLPLPALDGGRLLFFLVEAIRGKPLDRQKEGMVHFVGFALLIMLMIVVTWNDIQRFFLQ
- the nusA gene encoding transcription termination factor NusA, with product MSTELYDALLYLEKEKGIERGLITEAIEAALISAYKRNFNQAQNVRVDLNIETGTMRVFARKEVVEEVFDSRLEISEAEAREINPAYEIGDIVEMEVTPKDFGRIAAQTAKQVVTQRVREAERGIIYSEFVDREEDIMTGIVQRQDSRFIYVSLGKIEALLPLSEQMPNESYKPHDRIKVYITKVERTTKGPQIFVSRTHPGLLKRLFEIEVPEIFDGTVEIRSVSREAGDRSKISVYAENPEVDPVGACVGPKGNRVQAIVNELKGEKIDIVKWSEDPVVFVANALSPSKVLDVQVDEEAKATTVVVPDYQLSLAIGKRGQNARLAAKLTGWKIDIKSETDAREAGIYPREDGEAHPPADEASDFSSEEIE
- a CDS encoding proline--tRNA ligase — protein: MKQSQTLIPTLREIPADAEVKSHQLLLKAGFIRQNASGVYSYLPLGKKVLRKVEEIVREEMDAAGAVELLMPALQQAELWQESGRWYTYGPELMRLKDRNEREFALGATHEEVITSLIRDEIKSYKRLPLTFYQIQTKFRDEKRPRFGLLRGREFVMKDAYSFHSSQESLDETYERIFAAYSNIFKRCGLNFRAVIADSGAMGGKDTHEFMVLSEIGEDTIAYSDQSDYAANIEMAPVVTAYEKGNEAELEKEKVATPGIKTIAEVTESLNVSAEKCIKSLLFKVDEEYVLVLVRGDHEVNDIKLKNLFQAAQVELASPEEVRQVLGCTIGSLGPIDVKQEVKIVADRALQALTNGVSGANEEGYHYININPEKDFTVDQYADLRFIQEGDISPDGQGVIKFAKGIEVGHVFKLGTRYSEAMNAAYLDENGRSKPMIMGCYGIGVSRTLAAVAEQFNDEKGFVWPKALAPYDVHLIPINMKDEHQRVLAERIYSMLRENRYDVLMDDRAERPGVKFADSDLIGLPLRITVGKKASEGIVELKIRHSGEMIEVPENQLAAKIHELYQTL
- a CDS encoding PolC-type DNA polymerase III yields the protein MSTESQGKRQRFQLLLQQLKLTDDTIIKHFEGAEISKLTVERKSKRWHFLFAVKQIVPCQVLEIFAHALTHAFKEIAAVTFSVQAEKTDVSEELLADYWMFCIKQLDGISPPMLALLNRRLPEIEGNKLIVRVHNEAEGLALKGKYGDWISRIYQSYGFPPVSLGIEVSEQNKDTEFQQFLEAKHKEDAERALQAVAEMQKRETNAGEGGEEYEGPLMIGLKIKNDADFKRLEDIRDEERRIAIEGYVFEAETKELRSGRTLLTFKITDYTDSLLVKMFSRDKEDAALFGRVKKGMWLKARGTVQNDTFVRDLVMIANDINEVAPVTREDTAPAEEKRVELHLHTPMSQMDAVTPVSDLVAQASKWGHKAIAITDHAVAQSFPEAYSAGKKHGIKVLYGIEANLVDDGVPIAYNEVHRYLPDETYVVFDVETTGLSAVYDTIIELAAVKIKDGEIIDRFESFANPHHPLSATTINLTGITDDLVQSAPEVEEVLQKFQAWTQDAVLVAHNASFDMGFLNAGYQRYQLGKADNPVIDTLELARLLYPTMKNHRLNTLAKKFDVELTQHHRAIYDAEATGYLLLKMLRDAAEKGIEYHDQFNAHMGEGNAYKRARPYHCTILAQNDTGLKNLFKLVSISHINYFYRVPRIPRSVLQKHREGLIIGSGCDKGEVFESMMQKGKEEAEKKARFYDYLEIHPKEVYAHLIELELVRDEQALEDILRKIVELGEKLQLPVAATGNVHYLHPSDKIHRKILVSSQGGANPLNRHELPDVHFRTTNEMLDAFSFLGKEQAKKVVVETPNLIADRLEEIKPIKDDLFTPKIEGADEEIRNMSYDRAKSIYGEELPEIVEARLEKELKSIIGHGFAVIYLISHKLVKKSLDDGYLVGSRGSVGSSFVATMTEITEVNPLPPHYVCPKCQTSEFFNDGSVGSGFDLPDKNCPNCGTAYTKDGHDIPFETFLGFKGDKVPDIDLNFSGEYQPRAHNYTKVLFGEDNVYRAGTIGTVADKTAFGYVKGYAADHNLQLRGAEVDRLAKGCTGVKRTTGQHPGGIIVVPDYMDIYDFSPIQYPADSDKSEWRTTHFDFHSIHDNLLKLDILGHDDPTVIRMLQDLSGIDPKTIPTDDPEVMKIFSGTESLGVTPEQILCKTGTLGIPEFGTRFVRQMLEDTKPTTFSELVQISGLSHGTDVWLGNAQELIQNGICELSDVIGCRDDIMVYLIYQGLDPAFAFKIMEFVRKGRGLTEEMEEEMRNKKVPEWYIDSCKKIKYMFPKAHATAYVLMAVRIAYFKVHLPLLYYAAYFTVRAEDFDIEAMVRGTAAIRSRLEEINAKGLDASPKEKSLLTVLELALEMTERGFRFQKVDLYRSSADQFVIDGDSLIPPFNAIPGLGTNAAYNIVKARQEGEFLSKEDLQQRGKVSKTIIEYLDQHGCLASLPDQNQLSLF